The Clavelina lepadiformis chromosome 1, kaClaLepa1.1, whole genome shotgun sequence genome segment aaataaatattgttgaatttattttgcttataaaaaagttttgtttagcGTAACATTGCTAATGCATGCATCTGTAAAAGGCAAAGCACATGTTTATAGCTAATGTAAATCTATTCATGATGAAATCGCCAGGtgataataaaaacaatgttcCTAGACTGAAACGAAACGTCTGCCCATCATATTTAAAACTGTTCTGGCTGTTTTAGTCATTCTTCGAATTACAAGCCGTATCAAACATTAATTATGTAATGAAATTTCAGTTTACACGTGATTTCAACCACAAATTAAATTCAGCAAAAACTACTGTACGTCAAACctaacaataacaacaaaccaAACACAATAAGATATCAACCTACAGACATAGACTTACAgcatttttataaaagaagTAAAGCACCATAGAAGCAAGTCTTGCATAGTTCCAATGCCCGTGAACGAGCAGAAGTTTTCTGAGAAAGCGAAACTGCGCAAGTGCGTAATCGCTGCTCATCACAGCTTGCATACCCTCCTGCCCGCTCAGCCCGATCCCTACGTCGGCTACTTGAATCATACTGACGTCATTCGCACCGTCAcctgacgtcacaataaggTTGCATGATTtcacatatacagtatttacagCATGGTGTTCTAGCCGGGTATAGTTAGAACGGAAAGTTGTTAATGGGGTTTAGTAGAGCGTTTACTTTTAAGCAAGTGTACATCCACCATTACAAATTGCTgtgattaatttatttaaaacagaaaGAACACCCACCTATGGCAAGCGTCATGACATTGAGTTCGTCTCGGATAAGCTTGACTACTTCTCCCTTCTGCAACGGAGTCGCTCTGCAACACAACACCGACCTACACAGACGCGCCAACTTCACAAACTTCTTCTGAAGATCTTTCTGCAGCGCAAAGCCCAGTGTCTTGCCGTCGATTACAAGAACTGTTAAAGAATGGGGGTTAATTGCCAGCTTCAATTGGAATAGACGATGAATTTTCAATGCGTATTATGTCGTAAGCAAACcttaaatttgtatttaaTGAGAGCAGTAAGAATTAAGCAGGTAAGTAAACCTATATTCCGAAATATAGAAATTATGTGACAAGTCTCAAAATTAAACTGAAGATAGAATGAATTGAATAAAGAATAAGAACTGCCTACCCAAAGCATCATTATCTTTGTCGTCTATGAATGGATATGTTGTGGAGTTTGGCAAAATGAATGAGATGTTGAAGTTCAAGATGGAGTTGCGCTGGTCCTCATCCGGAGGGATGTTTCTCTTTTCCTCCTGGGCTTTGATGTGGATGTCAAGAAGCTCAGAGAGTGCTTCCTGAAAACATAAAGTTAGAAGGAAGTTGATAAAAGACAAATGCAACGCAGAAAAAACAGTAACTTACAACTAACTGCAAGTATTACTAACttaatacaagaaaaaaataatttttttcatgaaGCATTTTTTCCAACTGCTTTATAACCTAATCATCTATAATATGaaaggtgggcaaactgcggctcgccgacatggttttgtggctcttctagctatatagtaatatccattattgttcattatccatgcattgtttaccgtatttgtattgacactactgattttgcggctcgctactctttgtagttttccgcaactgactctttcattgagcaagtttgcccaccactGATCTTTACAATTAACTCACACCTAGCTGCGACTAAGTAACAACCGTTAAACAGTTCGAACCTTGCTTTCTGAATTCAGCGTGATGACTTCGTCTTTTTGATGGATGAGCCGGCAAGAGTAGCCGATGTTGATCGCCGTCTCTTGCTTGTCTCCTGTCACCACCCACACCTGGATGCCGGCCTGACGCAGGGATTCGATTGTCTCTGGAACGCCATCCTGCAGCCTGCAATATACAATTACggtcaaataattttgaatatttttctaaCTATCCCTTGAAATAGTTATTTCGTCTTGATTAGGAATGTAAGCATAGGTTCAAACTTTGCAAGGTAGTGATGTAGATAAACAATGCAAGAGGCAATTTGCACTTGTCATGTCAATGATTGTCTGTACTATTGTGACGTAAAGCATACCTGTCTTCAATACCAGTAGCACCAAGAAGCTCAAGATCTTGCTCGATCCTGTAGAATGAATTCATGAGAAGTTCGTCCCGGCCATCCAGAGCCTGTTCTGCCTCCTTGTGCTGCGTGAGCCATTCCATATATTCGTTTTCACTAAGActctaaaattttaacaatttccaTAAATACTATGATAATGCAGACATGTTAACAAGTGTTCTGTTACCATTAACACCATTCCTGAAAATTGCGAGTCCATCACAGATAGTAGGTTAGTTTTGAAGATATCAATGCTTAGTGAAAGCATCCTGCACTAGACttactctttttgcaatgcatAATGTTCTCAAGCCAGTCTTAGCATACGCTACAAGAAACTTTCGTGTGGCATCAGTGACTTCAAAGCAGttgcttgttttgtttgaaatatcatCATCATTTTCCTCAACGTCTATAATAAAATGACCCAATTCATAAAGTAATGTTGTTATAACTTGCTCTGTGTATTTTTCTCTGCGAAAACTAGAAAAGcaccttttattttttagtacTATTACACTAAAGTGCATAAAttgcttttcaaaaaagtaaattatatCTTACTAAAGGCATGCTACGCTATGTGATCGTGAAGTAAGTAGTACGACTTACTAAATCCGACATTAGGTTGGTTAGACGAGAGAAGACTTAGAATAGCACTGTCCGCTCCCTTGCAATACAGAGTCACTTGATTGGTGCGAGGGTCGCGCACAATAACTGACATCCTTTTACGGGTAGAATCAAATGGTAGCTTGCATAAAACCTAGGTAGCAAAATAGGTTCCAAGTAGTTTAATTACGTAAGCTTTAACCTAAGTGAGAACGGGTTAAGCTTTTCATGGAAATAATAGGCCAACAGCCAGCCAAATAAATAACATcagcaataaaaacaataatattagATTTCTCAAAAAACATTCCTTAACAAATATATCAGTTTTGTCAATGTTTCCACTCACATCGAACGTGAGAGTTCCTTCCTGGTTTGGCAAGGTGATGGTCACGGTTTCCATCCCTCCAGAAGATGAACGATGACTTAGAATGCAACCATAAGCATGCGCAGCATACACAAGAGCTGCTTCATCCGGCGATTCCGCCTCGTAACGGATGTTGCTCAAATCTTCATTCGTCAACCTTAACAAGATCATCATATTGTAATTGGTAGAAAAATTTCCTGAGGTtacttgaaattttaaatttacttaaaaCCATGCAATGCACAATGGTACCTGAATGAATCTCAATTCTTATCTGTCAAGTGATAAAGTAATCAACAAAGTGAAAgtttatgttttcaaaaaacatgaagCAAATTACCCAGCGTGCCCATCTGGGGATGCTGAAGCGGAATTATTGGAATTGACTTCCTGGAAATGAACCTTGCCGCTCACTGTCTGCTGTTCCAAGTGATTCTGACGATCACCAGACATCTTATATCTTTCGCTATTGTTAGCAGCCTGCATTAGCAAAAAATATCTTGGCAAAATAGTTCTTgtcatttttacaaaagtatCTCAGCGTGCTGTATTAAGTATAAATATGAAATATGGGCAGTATAATATGAAAATTACATTGGATTTCTATTGTAAGATGAAATAATGTATGCAAGCTGAAATATATAAgacacaaaaagaaaaattttaatggaTGTATTGCAGGATTAATAGCGGTGAGTTTACTAGCATGACATCATGAATAATTATTatgtaaattattaaatttttaagatttttacatgaaaacaaaaccattATTCCCTCACATATCACAGTGATGAATGTGCATTTGAAAATGACATAGTTagcaacatgtttttataacATGGCACAAAGTGTAATTTCAACTTAATTAAGAAATCAGAAGCCAAACAGTATTTCAGACCTCCAACACACTTTCACTGattaccaaaccaaaattaaacaaagccCAATTATAACCTTTGTAAATTGGATTATGAGTGGTAAATAGCAAAacaaatgtgaaaaatttaaatgaaaataatatatGACAGGTCATCGATTGGCATGTTTTATGGAATTGCTTACgcaaacttttcaaacacTGCAAGTGTAtagcaaaaacatttactttcTGTGGAAACACTTTCTTCAGAACATTTGGGATCAAACTATTTGCCGCATTTGAGAAGTCGTCTGTTTTCTAAGTAATCACACAACAATGCACTGTAATCAGTAGTCAACTGCTAAATTTTAAAGTATGTAGTAGAAATTCTATATCATCATGCgtttagcacaaaaaataacttttccaGCGACCATTTTCGTCTTTATAAATAACACAGCATATGCTGCAAACAGTTGAAACTGTCAGGTCCATCTTTGGTTAGTGATATACACACTCGCACACCCATTGTTACTAACTAAGGCTAATGTTAGAGCGATACAAGTGAAATGTTATTAAATGCCTCAAATGAAATTCACCTTTGTTGGCGGCGGTTCACTTGGTTCTGAAtcatttgaaatcacaacTGTATTACAAATGGCAAGATTTATAAAGAAGTCCATGATTCTTCCCTTCTTTACACTCAGCTTGTATCCAGTATCACCGCTGCCGTACTTGGCCATGTTCGGTATGGACGTTAATTGTTCAAACAGGACAGGGTCTGGTGTTACATCAGTTTCCTGGGAAACACATACAGCCATATTTATAGCATTAGCACAACATAGATTATTGTAAATGCTACACGATTAACCATAATATCATCGCCCGCAAACGCCGATATACTTTTTCGTCTCCACCATTAAAAGAAACCATCGACTACTGTGGTTTTGTTTCTATGTTCATTactgtttttttcttttaatgaaCATAGAACACCCAAGAACAATCAATGTATGGGAATCAAATAACAAAAGAATGCAGCATTTCATAACATATTCACCAGATCTTCATCAGGAAGTTGATCATACAGCTCATTTTGCTCTTGTGCCTCTTGCGCAATTATCTCACTACTTCCATGGGCGATCGAATTCAAAACTTCTTTCGCTGAAACTGAGCTTATATTACGTCTGTGATGGGCAGCTGGACGTTTTGTGCTCATCTACAAATGGTCACAATACaatgtttatcaataattAATGAAAACCATTTCTAAAGTTAAGTTTCATACCAACCATATGCTAAACTCATGTAAATGTCTACGAACTGCAGAAAATGTTGTTTACAAGCCGATGAATACCTAAATGGAAGCAGTAACAAAGCAAAATCTAGTAAAACCagcaattactcgaaaaaacttacattttttctATTCATGGATGGTGAGTTTGGGACAGATCGACTGAGGATAGCACCATCCGCACCATCCACACCATCTTCCAATCCTTTTGATACAGTACTAAGATTCCTCCTGAATAAAACGTAATAAACGGTTTTGAAAAGGGTGCAACAAGTACTCCAAAAAATCTCACAAAAATGCACATAttaaaatgttcaattttaaaatgtgaCCAAGAAATTTCTATAATTATTGTAAGAGTTGAGGGCATATAGAAGAAGGTAGTTATGTGAACAAGAACAATATCAAGTGAGTCACGTTTGGTCAGTTCAAGGAGACAACAAGCAGAGAGAAAAACAGtgatttattttgacataCAATCAAGAACTTTAAAGTGACAATTCAATTATttgtgcaaaagttttaagtaCTTTAAAGACGCAGAGTCCTGTATTAAAGATCATACTTTTCAATACTACGCACTTTTCAAGATTGCTAGGTATACTGACAACGAATAAATTAAGACACATAAGACAACCACACAAAAGTATTCCTGGCGGCAATGGATCAGCAAAATAGTACATGTACAACAATATCagtaatatttcaaaagtcaatatgATACCTGTGGTGAGGTCGTATTGAACCACTGTGTGGGCGGCGATAGCTCAATCTCGATTTGTCACCTCTGGAAAGATCGTTCTCAGGATGATGTTTGGTGTGGTCGGGATGAATGAAGTCCGGAGTTGGTTCAACATTCTCGATTCGAGCAGCTGCAATAAACATAATTGGTTACAGCTATGTGCTGAGAACATTCCACAGAATACATTTTCAAACGCAAAGCAAAGCCTGTATTTTTATCATTCTTTGCCTATATTACTCCGGCCTGTGGTTTGCTGTTTTCACAAGCATTTTCTACGCCATCCGACTAAAACTTTTTACACCATATAATCTTGAATTTGAGTTAGCTAATagtaaaaatagttttaccaTTTGCTGCATGAGGGTAATCCACACCTCCAACGGTACATCTTCTGAACACCATCTGATTCTCAGTCAGTGTTCCTGTTTTATCGGAGAACACAAACTGGATCTGACCGAGATCCTCCGGGATATTGAGAGCACGGCATCGCATGGGAGTGTCAGTTTCCTCATGGTACAGATCGAGGTCATTGTTGATCATGTACACCTGAGCCCACTTGACCAGTTCAACAGACACATACAAACTTATAGGGATGAGAACCTGAAAAGATGACCATAATTTGCTTGGGTAGTGGCAGTGATGATCATTTTCATATAATGAAAACAACATCTCTTCGGGCCAGAGttaaaagaatgttttctgAACCAATCACTAGCAGACTAAATAAATTATGGTTTGTGTCACTCAATACAAATATACGGAATTAGGGCAAAGGTTGGATAATTGGTTGGTGATGATACCTGCAGCAGGATGACCATGGTccaaaacatataaaaaccTGACAACGCCGGGTTTAAAGCATTGCCATTTTCTTCAGGAGGGATAAATAGCTGTGTTTGAGGTATGTTGTCTTGTATGTCAGCCCATACACCATTACCTGTATGACATGAGTAACTTGAGTAGGAAagattgttcaaaatttcacttttaaaaagaTTAATGAAAATGAATACAGTTATATGCAACTTAAGCAAGTAGATTAAGCAACTATGTTGGGCATGACCTAAATATGGGCTTGTcatttatataatttatatatcATTCAGTTTTTGACAATTATCTATGTTACTGAAAGGTAATAAACTAACTCACCTATTGCACCTATCAAACACATAATAATAAGCAAAACGACACAATAAATAACATCAGTGTTCATCCGTCTTTCAAGTTTACTTCTCTTGTACCTGTCAAAAAACAGATTTCTCAGTGAAGAATGCACATTTATCTTTCATAAAGTCTTGTCTGTGTTATACAAGCAATAAATGTGCAGCAAAGAGATATGAAATAGGGCTGATTTAAAACTCTACATATTTACTAGTATAAAGAGTAGCTTGCAATGTTGGATGAAGTGTGCACTTGTGTTTTCTCATTTTGAGCGTGAACACTAGCTacattatattatttactaaaGGCGTCACTTAATATTTAACCGAACCGtaccttaaaaatttttgtcttgcTTTATTCGAATATATCCTTTGTATCATGACATATTTACAACATATTACTTTAACCAGCCATTTGTAATATATGCGTCACTTTGGGAATGTCGATACATGCACAGACACTAAACTgtgtaataattaattaatgacaTTTGACACagcaataaacaacaatattatgTTCTACCTTGGCCCATTATTGTTGAGCATTGCTTTCGTTTCATGGCCTGCATAAACCACAATGCCTTCAACATAGTCAGTGTTCCTGATGACACAACCACGCAACAAGAGATTTGCATTATTCACTGGAATTTTGTCACTATTGTTTGGAGGAATGCTGCAGAAATAAAATTAGCgacataaaacataaataattaaCCAGACAGCATGCAATAtatgaaaataacaacataTCAAAAAATGTCCACCTTAACAAAGTAAGACCTATCGGTGTGCCAATAACAGGTATTAGACAAAGCCACAATTCAGCATCTGGTTTAAACCAGACTGGGTGGTGAAAGGTGAAAGAATTAAGCAAACAGATGTGAATGCCATATCTTAAGTACACAAGCAGTTTTacttcaattttatttatttcgcATGCTTTGCTAGGTCAACAATACCACATTAAAAAGAAAGCTTGAGCAAACATGTACAAGTGAAGACATCTATTTCTCCTACACACCGAGCTGTAGGCTTAAGTTGACAGGCTAAATTTGGAAGCATACGAATTTTGTAATGATTAACTAAGGCAGAAGGAAATCAGGTAAAATTCCATTTCGTTCTATACCATCATGTGAGcaagtttaaacaaaacgAGCAAATTTATATCATGATAATGAATCAcacattttctatttttatacAATATAGTGCTTGCATACCATAACGCATAGGCGTAGCCAGGGGGGGGGAGGGCGAAAGGGGCAATGGCTCCCcccaatttttgtttttataggCTTCTACATCAGGTGGcggtgtcttaaaacaaacactttgtaGTTCCCTTGaactcatgaaatatttgcccccccctaaattttttttctggctaCACCACTGCCATAACGtttatgtttttgcaataagtTGTATGCTTGAaggcattaattttaaaaaataagcatGAGTAACTTATTCCCTGTTAAGTATACCGAACAGTATTACAAAATAAAGTGTGAAAGTTACACAGAGCATGTCATTATTGTTTATACAACTTACATGTTTCCGTGAAATTTGTAAATCTCATTATTGGGTGTTTGACATTCGACGATACTTTTGAAATCTCTTGGATGGAATTCATTAGgctttaaaatgtaaaaaatcatttttaacaaaagacTGTATATCCTAACCTACTGCACATAGGTAAAACAACAAAGACTTTATCAGAGcgaataaaaagtaaaagcaaGATGATAATCTTCATAACAAGACCAAGTAAGTGtctaaaaatagcaaaaacacACCTGAAAAATTCTActtttaaagaaacaaatttcagaATGAGTCATTCGGTTTACAACTAAAATTATAGTCCTAAAATTAACCACAAACGCACAAAggcaaatgaaaataaaatttaccaagTATATATTTGAACAAAACCTAGCTAGCATTTTGCACAGTTCCCTGACTCACATTGCTATGTTCCCAGTGTCTTTTCACAACCATCCTTTGCTTCAGGTTGCTCTCTCCATCGATGTTCGAAGTTTCAATGAAGCAAATGCCATCCGCATCGGAAGAATGAAGCAAGAGGAGATCGGCGGGGATGACGCTGTTGCACACCACTCGCACGATGTCACCCACTTGAATATCCGCCCACTTCAGCTTATGATACTTGTCATCGAAActgaaaatattgtttattttaaatattattattggTTTAATATAAAGGGATCATTTAGGCTTAGTTTAAAGTTTAGGGTTACTGGTAGTGTAACTGTTCAATTAATTAACAAGACACATTTTACTGTAATATAATTGTATGCAAATCACTTCCTTTTATCCTTTTAATTCAAACCCATGTAtcttaaaactttgttttctgGCATTTTTTTCCTATGCACTAACAAGAATTATTATGGCTAGAAAACCCAAATTTTTTCACTGTGCTTATCTATGAAACTAATCACGTCTGAACTTTAAATAGATCAAAAGGCTGATCAATCATACTGGAATTTACGCAACACCAACTCAATAAAAGTGACAACTTTATCATCAAAACTGTGGAGTTTTGCAAGTGATGCCGCACTTCTCTCTTTGTTATGAGATTTGTCACGCCAGTGTTCTTCCAGGCTCAAAACCTGTTCTGTATATAGTgctatatttatataaaaaattgatCACGCTGTGGCCAGACAAACTGGTGGATTAATCATCCAAAAAAGACTTTCAGTATATACTGTTGTAGAGGACCTGTTATTACTAAGCTGCGTAAAAACAATTGAGAATTTCCGCAtacttatatataataatcgTCGTTGAGGTTTCGTACGCGGTGATGCCGATAAACACTTCAAGCCTTTCAGGCTTTTATTTGAGACGGATGATTTGCCATTAAATACATTCAGTGGCGTACATTCGACGCAAATAGAATcttaaaaatgtaattttgcgTCACATGCAGTGAAGGAATTTTGCGAAATCGAGCtgtgaaaacaaacaagatcGGGCATAAATAAGATATAAACGATATTGTTTTAAGGCCCGCTCATAATTTTTATGTGAGCTAATATTCTCAAATTGTGATCGAAACTCCCCTTCTCCATTTTCTAATCACGGTCAGCGAAATTGATGTAATGCTTACATCACAAATAAAATAGGAAATCCCAGTTTGTCAGAATTAGACGGCTTGGCGATGATACGTCACACGACTGAAAATCTCACAGGTATATGCAAAAACAGATTAACAGACAATATACCACAAAATGTTGAATGTTGATGTCATCTACTAACTGATGATGCTGTACGCAAAGCATATTGTCCGAGAATTAAAAACACTTCTCGATCATTCGATCAATGACGAAATTTATCAATAATAgtcagaaaatgttttaggtcTTACAATTTCTCATCCAACTAAATTAATGAACTTCGGCAGTCGTGTTGCgatcaaagaaaaattaaaagtaatgAAAATACCAGATCTACTGACGTTACGATAATGCTATGCGAAACGTTTCAGTATACAATAGCACCTTAGCAACCGATATTGTATTGACCTAGTCCGGTGTAGCAtcagtgacatcacaatggtCGACGATAAAGGTGTGTCGACGACAAGGAGAATGTATCAGCAAGTAAAAAAGAATTACGGCGGTAACTAATTCACGCATCACTGATGCGGAAAAACTTCTACAATAACAAAAGAGCCCATCTTGGAAGAGAAGATGACCATGGAGGCATGacgtaaaataaaatacgCTAAAATTGTGGCAAAGGCGTGCACGAGCAAGCCTAATAGCAACTTGAACCCAAACCAGTAATCGCCGTAGTTTCTTCGTTGTTAGATTTAGCACGAAACTAAAGTTACGCCCACGACGTGGCACCTAGCAAGCATGACCAAGAAAAATTTGACTTTCCGGGTTTCCTGCCTACTTGAGCATGAGAAATACGAACGATTTTGGCAAAAGATGCTAACTGGCGTGATTGAAGACTTTATTTCTCAGCCATTGTTCTTTCAAGGAAGTAGTTGATAATGAAAGGTATCGTTTTTGGGACcaacggtaccggtattaaATATCCATAACCTATTGTGTGAAAGTTTCGCCTAAATAAAAGGCAACAAAGCTTTGAAAGAAATTCCATTTCTCTTAAACTATTTGCTTAAGAAATTTCGCGTAGGTGTTACAGAGGATTAGGAGACGGTATTGGTGATCGTAATTTTGCACAGAATGGTTCTGGTCAGTAAAAACAACCACCATGCCAGATAAAACATCCAAACACAAACGGTTGCCGCGCTAAAGCGAAACCGCGGCAGTAAGCATTTATTCCTTACC includes the following:
- the LOC143451725 gene encoding phospholipid-transporting ATPase VD-like isoform X4, with product MTRFIRPNVERREIFKTKFFFLIRWLWQRISSHTDQASSVGTNKPLSGQWNSTRRSHYRTVPNHLDAGENDAHVELNDLDSPKPEYKDGNDFCRRHHPKYERRVFSTHNNKIRTTKYTILSFFPKNIFEQFHRWANFYFVVLIILNWVPSINAFGKEVCMIPLIIVLAVLGGKDAFEDLQRYRMDSRINDQLVQTYYSFDDKYHKLKWADIQVGDIVRVVCNSVIPADLLLLHSSDADGICFIETSNIDGESNLKQRMVVKRHWEHSNPNEFHPRDFKSIVECQTPNNEIYKFHGNIIPPNNSDKIPVNNANLLLRGCVIRNTDYVEGIVVYAGHETKAMLNNNGPRYKRSKLERRMNTDVIYCVVLLIIMCLIGAIGNGVWADIQDNIPQTQLFIPPEENGNALNPALSGFYMFWTMVILLQVLIPISLYVSVELVKWAQVYMINNDLDLYHEETDTPMRCRALNIPEDLGQIQFVFSDKTGTLTENQMVFRRCTVGGVDYPHAANAARIENVEPTPDFIHPDHTKHHPENDLSRGDKSRLSYRRPHSGSIRPHHRRNLSTVSKGLEDGVDGADGAILSRSVPNSPSMNRKNMSTKRPAAHHRRNISSVSAKEVLNSIAHGSSEIIAQEAQEQNELYDQLPDEDLETDVTPDPVLFEQLTSIPNMAKYGSGDTGYKLSVKKGRIMDFFINLAICNTVVISNDSEPSEPPPTKAANNSERYKMSGDRQNHLEQQTVSGKVHFQEVNSNNSASASPDGHAGLTNEDLSNIRYEAESPDEAALVYAAHAYGCILSHRSSSGGMETVTITLPNQEGTLTFDVLCKLPFDSTRKRMSVIVRDPRTNQVTLYCKGADSAILSLLSSNQPNVGFNVEENDDDISNKTSNCFEVTDATRKFLVAYAKTGLRTLCIAKRSLSENEYMEWLTQHKEAEQALDGRDELLMNSFYRIEQDLELLGATGIEDRLQDGVPETIESLRQAGIQVWVVTGDKQETAINIGYSCRLIHQKDEVITLNSESKEALSELLDIHIKAQEEKRNIPPDEDQRNSILNFNISFILPNSTTYPFIDDKDNDALVLVIDGKTLGFALQKDLQKKFVKLARLCRSVLCCRATPLQKGEVVKLIRDELNVMTLAIGDGANDVSMIQVADVGIGLSGQEGMQAVMSSDYALAQFRFLRKLLLVHGHWNYARLASMVLYFFYKNAAFVFLIFWFQFFCGYSGGNMIEQFYLLLFNLIFTSVPPLINGVLDKDVSQETLLKKPYLYSQGIKDELYLARTFWINILDAIYQSLVIFFFIYWTYLDTDVGLIEWGTVITTSAMFVILIHLGIETKTWTWVHWVAQIGSFVVYFGFALIYNISCVACSPPSNPYYVMETVIQTGEFWFSIMLTTVVALFPRYLVRAVQSEYFASESQMERIIEMRRVTDPISTASTSVANSSASSSSSSSSTYQNPAYHEVREKSPGDGFPQKRPRTLAKNGEKLPPKSEMGREALSYYGGSTPDLSSMSPYYGVHRTSANVNNNSNQAGEAHPFDPVNLQRPEIVRESPVDVQPVLPALPTYESTAKYGQHNVAYCGLSDESDVESETGKSVLVSVTNVQTPRTPSPGSAREVHPQVPVFAVQNQRPTSPWLTKVKNDVTIRSSDNSNDIIPDISV
- the LOC143451725 gene encoding phospholipid-transporting ATPase VD-like isoform X1; the encoded protein is MTRFIRPNVERREIFKTKFFFLIRWLWQRISSHTDQASSVGTNKPLSGQWNSTRRSHYRTVPNHLDAGENDAHVELNDLDSPKPEYKDGNDFCRRHHPKYERRVFSTHNNKIRTTKYTILSFFPKNIFEQFHRWANFYFVVLIILNWVPSINAFGKEVCMIPLIIVLAVLGGKDAFEDLQRYRMDSRINDQLVQTYYSFDDKYHKLKWADIQVGDIVRVVCNSVIPADLLLLHSSDADGICFIETSNIDGESNLKQRMVVKRHWEHSNPNEFHPRDFKSIVECQTPNNEIYKFHGNIIPPNNSDKIPVNNANLLLRGCVIRNTDYVEGIVVYAGHETKAMLNNNGPRYKRSKLERRMNTDVIYCVVLLIIMCLIGAIGNGVWADIQDNIPQTQLFIPPEENGNALNPALSGFYMFWTMVILLQVLIPISLYVSVELVKWAQVYMINNDLDLYHEETDTPMRCRALNIPEDLGQIQFVFSDKTGTLTENQMVFRRCTVGGVDYPHAANAARIENVEPTPDFIHPDHTKHHPENDLSRGDKSRLSYRRPHSGSIRPHHRRNLSTVSKGLEDGVDGADGAILSRSVPNSPSMNRKNMSTKRPAAHHRRNISSVSAKEVLNSIAHGSSEIIAQEAQEQNELYDQLPDEDLETDVTPDPVLFEQLTSIPNMAKYGSGDTGYKLSVKKGRIMDFFINLAICNTVVISNDSEPSEPPPTKKTDDFSNAANSLIPNVLKKVFPQKAANNSERYKMSGDRQNHLEQQTVSGKVHFQEVNSNNSASASPDGHAGLTNEDLSNIRYEAESPDEAALVYAAHAYGCILSHRSSSGGMETVTITLPNQEGTLTFDVLCKLPFDSTRKRMSVIVRDPRTNQVTLYCKGADSAILSLLSSNQPNVGFNVEENDDDISNKTSNCFEVTDATRKFLVAYAKTGLRTLCIAKRSLSENEYMEWLTQHKEAEQALDGRDELLMNSFYRIEQDLELLGATGIEDRLQDGVPETIESLRQAGIQVWVVTGDKQETAINIGYSCRLIHQKDEVITLNSESKEALSELLDIHIKAQEEKRNIPPDEDQRNSILNFNISFILPNSTTYPFIDDKDNDALVLVIDGKTLGFALQKDLQKKFVKLARLCRSVLCCRATPLQKGEVVKLIRDELNVMTLAIGDGANDVSMIQVADVGIGLSGQEGMQAVMSSDYALAQFRFLRKLLLVHGHWNYARLASMVLYFFYKNAAFVFLIFWFQFFCGYSGGNMIEQFYLLLFNLIFTSVPPLINGVLDKDVSQETLLKKPYLYSQGIKDELYLARTFWINILDAIYQSLVIFFFIYWTYLDTDVGLIEWGTVITTSAMFVILIHLGIETKTWTWVHWVAQIGSFVVYFGFALIYNISCVACSPPSNPYYVMETVIQTGEFWFSIMLTTVVALFPRYLVRAVQSEYFASESQMERIIEMRRVTDPISTASTSVANSSASSSSSSSSTYQNPAYHEVREKSPGDGFPQKRPRTLAKNGEKLPPKSEMGREALSYYGGSTPDLSSMSPYYGVHRTSANVNNNSNQAGEAHPFDPVNLQRPEIVRESPVDVQPVLPALPTYESTAKYGQHNVAYCGLSDESDVESETGKSVLVSVTNVQTPRTPSPGSAREVHPQVPVFAVQNQRPTSPWLTKVKNDVTIRSSDNSNDIIPDISV